In Coleofasciculaceae cyanobacterium, one DNA window encodes the following:
- the patD gene encoding heterocyst frequency control protein PatD: MLSASHRRAYHELMTWLTKFDSLLPNQNREVVQPQIRLEFHSLTQWFNQNIANLSSEGLDRAIAPRWQSVQTEIKREFKLLTTDILFFASARQNPTQTKRLTSISDRLNKLIGYCQIMLNDGN, from the coding sequence ATGTTATCTGCATCACATCGTCGAGCATATCACGAACTCATGACTTGGTTAACTAAATTTGACAGCCTGTTGCCGAACCAAAACCGCGAAGTCGTGCAGCCTCAAATAAGACTAGAATTTCACAGCTTAACACAATGGTTTAATCAAAACATTGCCAACTTGAGTAGTGAAGGTTTAGATCGGGCGATCGCACCTCGCTGGCAATCGGTACAAACAGAAATTAAGCGCGAGTTTAAATTATTAACCACGGATATTTTATTTTTTGCTTCTGCACGTCAGAATCCTACTCAGACTAAAAGACTAACGAGCATTAGCGATCGCCTAAATAAATTAATTGGTTATTGTCAAATAATGTTAAACGATGGCAACTGA
- a CDS encoding 1-acyl-sn-glycerol-3-phosphate acyltransferase yields the protein MPDSSKVDLKFLPPKRNPLLTRLIQSVAYLVVYFGYKIRAIIDEDDLANLKAIAEHRVVYLPNHSTLDDGLVMFLFSARIGQLFHYVVAYEAFQGVIGKLMQRVGAYSIRRGVGDRYSIVQTLDILQQPQCKLVIFPEGGCSYQNDTVMPFRSGAIELSFKAIEKLFKHNGIIPDFYLVPVSLKYVYPNVTDTQLEQALSRLETALSLKPAQADYYLRLREIATQVLKNLEVEYHQSPINSTNLNPRIKHLKKRMLNYCEEKLELASLSQIPERDRVYKIQSVLSSLADSAKKPNLNYEHIYQTTVRLLNFDAIYDGYVAEKPTPERYFATIDRLEREVFKIDRPKLKGRRQAIVKIGTPINLKEHWQVELNNSLKPQSYSRQKVIDNLTQAAQQAVQAYLD from the coding sequence ATGCCCGATTCCTCTAAAGTGGATCTTAAGTTTTTGCCACCGAAGCGCAATCCTCTGCTTACCCGTTTGATTCAGAGTGTTGCTTATTTGGTGGTTTATTTTGGTTACAAAATCCGAGCAATAATTGATGAGGATGATTTAGCCAATTTAAAAGCGATCGCCGAGCATCGAGTAGTCTATTTGCCCAATCATTCCACCTTAGATGATGGTTTGGTGATGTTCCTCTTCTCGGCACGCATTGGGCAACTGTTTCACTATGTTGTGGCTTATGAGGCTTTCCAAGGCGTGATTGGCAAGCTAATGCAAAGAGTAGGAGCTTATTCCATTCGGCGTGGAGTTGGCGATCGCTATAGCATTGTTCAAACCCTCGACATACTTCAACAACCTCAGTGCAAGCTAGTAATTTTTCCAGAAGGGGGCTGTTCCTATCAAAACGATACGGTGATGCCTTTCCGTTCGGGCGCAATTGAACTATCTTTCAAGGCGATCGAGAAGTTATTTAAACACAATGGTATTATTCCTGATTTTTATTTAGTTCCCGTCAGTTTAAAATATGTTTATCCTAATGTCACAGACACCCAGCTAGAACAAGCCTTGAGTCGCCTCGAAACAGCTTTATCACTTAAACCAGCTCAAGCCGATTATTATTTACGTTTAAGAGAGATAGCTACTCAAGTATTAAAAAATTTGGAAGTTGAGTATCATCAAAGCCCGATAAATTCGACTAATTTAAATCCACGAATTAAGCATTTAAAAAAGCGAATGTTGAATTATTGCGAGGAGAAACTAGAGCTAGCTTCTCTATCTCAGATCCCTGAGCGCGATCGCGTTTACAAAATTCAGTCTGTTTTGAGTTCACTTGCAGATTCAGCCAAGAAACCAAACCTAAATTACGAACATATTTATCAAACTACGGTTCGTCTGCTCAATTTCGATGCTATTTATGATGGCTATGTGGCAGAAAAACCAACTCCTGAAAGATATTTTGCTACTATTGACCGTTTAGAACGAGAGGTATTTAAAATTGATCGGCCAAAACTAAAAGGAAGGCGACAGGCGATCGTCAAAATAGGCACACCAATTAATCTCAAAGAACACTGGCAAGTCGAGCTAAATAATTCGCTAAAGCCTCAATCGTATTCTCGCCAAAAAGTAATTGATAATTTGACTCAAGCAGCACAACAGGCAGTTCAAGCTTACTTAGATTAA
- a CDS encoding bifunctional (p)ppGpp synthetase/guanosine-3',5'-bis(diphosphate) 3'-pyrophosphohydrolase yields the protein MTAISIIENRAKEVKLPCWLKECLIDQQSEQPEADGALICRAFNFAYQLHEGQTRKSGEPYIAHPIAVASLLRDLGGDSVTIAAGFLHDVVEDTEVTSEEIEAMFGVQVRLLVEGVTKLSKFNFSSTTERQAENFRRMFLAMATDIRVIVVKLADRLHNMRTLDHLKPEKQRRISQETREIFAPLANRLGIGRFKWELEDLCFKYLEPEAYAEIKALIAERRTDREARIAQVTKTLRSRLEHLKVNVVELKGRPKHLYGIYQKMQRQQKEFSQIYDIAAFRIIVETNEECYRALAVVHDAFKPIPGRFKDYIGLPKPNCYQSLHTTVVGFNGRPIEIQIRTMEMHHIAEYGIAAHWKYKETGSSEIDPSSEEDNKFTWLRQLLEWQKDLSDAQEYMESVKDNLFEDDVYVFTPDGDVIALAQGATPVDFAYRIHSEIGNHMKGARVNGRWSVLSKPLENGDIVEIVTQKNSHPSLDWLNFVVSPTARNRIRQWYKLSHRDENIARGKELLEKEMGKSGFDSLLKSEPMQIVTQRCNYHSVDDLLAALGYGEITQNHVVNRLRDVVKEQQPVEEVPVEAEEVEIASHLQSSVKQQSSGKSPIIGVEGMLYHLAGCCKPLPGESIIGAVALSSRGISIHSQGCHNVKKVPGERIIPVNWNDNEEDGTAFTYPVDIQIEAMDRVGVFKDILARLSDRGINVCNAGVKTHRNKPALISLSLDIRDRQQLEYVFQRISNMSDILNIRRVMNSGDR from the coding sequence ATGACCGCTATCTCTATCATAGAAAATCGCGCCAAAGAAGTTAAACTTCCTTGCTGGTTAAAAGAATGCTTGATCGATCAGCAATCGGAGCAGCCAGAAGCTGATGGTGCTTTAATTTGTCGTGCATTTAATTTTGCCTACCAGCTGCATGAAGGTCAAACTCGTAAGTCGGGAGAGCCATATATTGCTCATCCCATAGCTGTCGCTAGCTTGTTGCGGGATTTGGGAGGAGATAGCGTAACTATTGCTGCGGGTTTTTTGCACGATGTGGTAGAAGACACTGAAGTTACCTCAGAAGAAATAGAAGCAATGTTTGGCGTGCAGGTGCGCCTGTTGGTAGAAGGGGTAACTAAGCTATCCAAGTTTAATTTCTCTAGTACTACCGAGCGTCAGGCGGAAAACTTTCGCCGAATGTTCTTGGCAATGGCAACGGATATTCGCGTCATCGTGGTCAAGTTAGCAGATAGACTCCATAATATGCGCACGCTAGACCATCTTAAACCAGAAAAACAACGACGCATCAGCCAAGAAACTAGAGAAATTTTTGCTCCTTTGGCAAATCGACTAGGTATTGGTCGCTTTAAGTGGGAACTAGAAGATTTATGCTTCAAATATCTAGAACCAGAAGCCTATGCCGAAATTAAAGCTTTAATTGCTGAAAGAAGGACAGATCGCGAAGCTAGAATTGCTCAAGTTACCAAAACCCTGCGATCGCGCTTAGAGCATTTGAAAGTTAATGTTGTCGAGCTAAAAGGAAGACCGAAGCATCTTTATGGTATCTATCAAAAAATGCAGCGGCAGCAAAAAGAATTTAGTCAAATTTATGACATTGCTGCTTTTAGAATCATTGTCGAGACTAACGAAGAGTGTTATCGTGCCTTGGCAGTAGTTCATGATGCCTTTAAACCAATTCCAGGTCGTTTTAAAGATTACATTGGCTTGCCAAAGCCCAACTGCTATCAGTCTTTGCACACTACGGTAGTTGGCTTCAATGGTCGTCCTATTGAAATTCAAATTCGGACTATGGAAATGCACCATATCGCTGAATATGGAATTGCGGCTCATTGGAAGTATAAAGAAACAGGCTCAAGCGAGATCGACCCATCATCTGAAGAAGATAATAAATTTACTTGGCTACGACAGCTATTAGAGTGGCAAAAAGATCTCAGTGATGCTCAAGAATATATGGAGAGCGTCAAGGATAATTTGTTTGAGGATGATGTTTATGTGTTTACTCCTGACGGTGATGTAATTGCCTTGGCTCAAGGAGCAACTCCTGTAGATTTTGCATATCGCATTCATAGTGAAATTGGTAATCACATGAAGGGTGCGAGGGTAAATGGTCGCTGGTCCGTGTTGTCAAAACCTTTAGAAAATGGAGATATTGTAGAGATTGTTACGCAAAAAAATAGTCATCCAAGTTTGGACTGGCTCAACTTTGTGGTATCTCCTACAGCTCGCAATCGCATTCGACAATGGTACAAGCTATCCCATCGTGATGAAAATATTGCCCGTGGCAAAGAACTATTAGAGAAAGAAATGGGTAAAAGTGGTTTTGACTCTTTACTCAAGTCTGAGCCGATGCAGATAGTGACGCAGCGTTGTAATTATCATTCGGTAGATGACTTGCTAGCAGCTTTAGGATATGGCGAAATTACGCAAAATCATGTAGTAAACCGTTTACGAGATGTAGTCAAAGAGCAGCAGCCAGTAGAAGAAGTACCAGTCGAAGCCGAAGAAGTAGAAATTGCTTCTCACCTCCAAAGCAGCGTTAAACAGCAAAGCAGTGGCAAGTCGCCCATAATTGGCGTAGAGGGAATGCTTTATCATTTAGCGGGTTGCTGTAAACCTCTGCCTGGGGAATCAATTATTGGTGCGGTAGCTTTAAGCTCTAGAGGAATTTCAATTCACAGTCAAGGCTGTCACAATGTTAAGAAAGTTCCAGGCGAAAGGATTATTCCTGTTAATTGGAATGATAATGAAGAAGACGGTACAGCTTTTACATACCCTGTAGATATTCAGATTGAAGCGATGGACCGAGTTGGAGTATTTAAAGATATCCTCGCGCGGTTGAGCGATCGCGGCATTAATGTATGCAATGCAGGAGTCAAAACTCATCGCAACAAACCCGCCCTAATTTCCTTAAGTTTAGATATTAGGGATCGCCAGCAGCTAGAGTATGTTTTTCAAAGAATTAGCAACATGAGCGATATTCTTAATATCCGTCGCGTGATGAATTCAGGAGACCGCTAG
- a CDS encoding NAD(P)/FAD-dependent oxidoreductase translates to MSEKLRICIVGGGFGGLYTAMRLCEFPWKNDEQPEITLVDKSDRFLFSPLLYELVTEEMQSWEIAPPFAELLANTGIVFQQGSVTNIDIEAKQVTLQDDTKIDYDKLVLSTGGKTPVDTLPGAKEHALPFRSLNDAYRLQEQLRLLEVANLDRIRVAIVGGGYSGVELACKLADRLGEKGRIRIIERGTQILEDSSEFNRQTAIKALEKNQIWQDLETEVERVESNSIALVYKGQTDTIPVDLVLWTVGNQVSELIEKLPLTQNNRGQLEIEPTLLVKGREDIFALGDAANSCDQNGNSLPATAQVAYQQSDYCAWNLWAAATDRPLLSFRYQPLGEMMTLGTDNATINGLGLKLDGPMAYVARRLIYLYRLPTLKHQLTVGFNWITQPIVELLSQ, encoded by the coding sequence ATGAGCGAAAAATTACGTATCTGTATTGTTGGTGGCGGTTTTGGTGGTTTATATACTGCCATGCGCCTATGTGAGTTTCCTTGGAAAAATGATGAGCAACCAGAAATAACTCTGGTCGATAAAAGCGATCGCTTTTTATTCTCTCCCCTCTTGTATGAATTAGTCACAGAAGAGATGCAGAGTTGGGAAATTGCACCACCGTTTGCTGAACTGTTGGCAAATACGGGCATAGTTTTTCAGCAGGGTAGCGTCACTAATATTGACATTGAAGCCAAACAAGTTACCTTACAAGACGATACCAAGATTGATTATGACAAGTTAGTTCTTTCGACTGGGGGTAAAACTCCCGTAGATACACTGCCTGGTGCCAAAGAACACGCTCTACCATTTCGCTCTCTCAATGATGCTTATCGTCTACAAGAACAATTAAGGCTGCTTGAAGTAGCTAATCTAGATCGGATTAGAGTAGCGATAGTAGGTGGCGGCTATAGTGGCGTAGAGTTAGCCTGTAAGCTCGCAGATCGTTTAGGTGAAAAAGGCAGAATTCGCATTATCGAGCGGGGAACACAAATTCTTGAAGATAGCTCTGAATTTAATCGTCAAACCGCGATTAAAGCTTTAGAAAAAAACCAAATTTGGCAGGATTTAGAAACAGAAGTCGAGCGAGTCGAATCTAATAGCATTGCCCTAGTTTATAAGGGACAAACCGATACAATTCCCGTAGATCTGGTTTTATGGACCGTAGGAAATCAGGTTTCAGAATTAATTGAAAAGCTACCTTTAACACAAAATAACCGAGGACAATTAGAAATAGAGCCTACTTTATTGGTTAAAGGTAGGGAAGACATCTTTGCTTTAGGAGATGCTGCTAATAGTTGCGATCAAAACGGCAATTCGCTTCCTGCTACAGCACAAGTCGCTTATCAACAGTCTGATTACTGTGCTTGGAACCTTTGGGCAGCGGCTACAGATCGCCCCTTATTGTCGTTCCGTTATCAACCTTTAGGCGAAATGATGACCTTGGGGACAGACAACGCTACTATCAATGGTTTGGGTCTGAAATTAGATGGTCCGATGGCTTATGTTGCCCGTCGCTTGATCTATTTATATCGTTTGCCGACTTTAAAACATCAGTTAACCGTAGGATTTAATTGGATTACTCAGCCAATAGTTGAATTGCTTTCTCAGTAA
- the lepB gene encoding signal peptidase I has translation MSVTKPDNSQNKAELWHKIKENSTTVLIALILAFIIRVFIAEPRYIPSESMFPTLATGDRLIVEKVAYKFHPPDRGNIVVFQPPNQLRILGYEKNQAFIKRAIAQSGDTVAVKNGVVYVNEQPLIEDYIAAPPEYELIPVTVPKGQLFVMGDNRNNSNDSHIWGFLPAKNVIGHAVFRFWPLNRIGIV, from the coding sequence ATGTCTGTAACCAAACCTGATAATTCGCAAAATAAAGCTGAATTATGGCACAAGATCAAAGAAAACAGCACTACGGTTCTTATTGCTCTGATTTTAGCCTTTATAATCCGAGTTTTTATTGCCGAACCCCGCTATATTCCTTCAGAATCAATGTTTCCTACTTTAGCAACTGGCGATCGCTTAATAGTAGAAAAAGTAGCGTATAAGTTTCATCCTCCAGACAGGGGAAACATTGTTGTGTTTCAACCACCAAACCAATTAAGAATTTTGGGTTACGAAAAAAACCAGGCATTTATCAAAAGAGCGATCGCCCAATCTGGCGATACTGTAGCTGTCAAAAACGGTGTGGTATACGTCAATGAACAACCTTTAATCGAAGACTACATAGCTGCACCTCCAGAATACGAACTAATACCCGTCACAGTGCCAAAAGGACAGCTATTTGTCATGGGAGACAACCGCAATAATAGTAACGACTCTCATATCTGGGGATTCTTACCAGCAAAGAACGTGATTGGTCACGCGGTGTTTCGCTTTTGGCCTCTAAATCGCATTGGGATAGTGTAA
- a CDS encoding Hpt domain-containing protein → MDTANQQRILGYFIEEAKEHLQTLEQGILQLATSVKDTETVNEMFRAAHSVKGGAAMLGYTSIQKTAHRLEDSFKILKDNPVDVDQKLETLFLNGYDHLQDLIERLENSADFNDGDAIEILQQAESNFAILDQYLQQLLSGGSGQVNLSGQVTTILKQMLQIFKQPDSPESRQKLHICCRHLRQIAPEEANWQQLLTTTQKAITNKKYPYGTIAQVVIKEIKQAGDYLNAGQAQKLVPSKNLQQLAATAGGPAGGTYSGTVSIPRDPQGAALALMKTFNKQQITQIFQIIKSRI, encoded by the coding sequence TTGGACACAGCTAATCAGCAGAGAATTCTAGGATATTTTATAGAAGAAGCAAAAGAACATCTTCAAACTTTGGAGCAGGGGATTCTACAGCTAGCTACATCGGTAAAGGACACGGAAACTGTCAACGAGATGTTTAGAGCTGCTCACTCAGTTAAAGGTGGTGCTGCAATGTTGGGCTACACCAGCATTCAAAAAACTGCTCACCGTCTGGAAGATTCTTTTAAAATACTTAAGGACAATCCTGTTGATGTCGATCAAAAATTAGAGACGCTTTTTCTTAACGGATACGATCATCTACAAGACTTAATCGAACGTTTGGAAAATTCTGCCGACTTTAATGATGGTGATGCCATTGAAATTCTCCAGCAAGCAGAATCGAACTTTGCCATATTAGATCAATACCTACAACAATTATTATCTGGTGGTTCAGGTCAGGTTAATTTGAGTGGGCAGGTAACAACAATACTCAAACAAATGCTGCAAATATTTAAACAGCCTGATAGTCCAGAAAGCCGTCAGAAGCTGCATATATGCTGTAGGCATCTGAGACAAATAGCTCCCGAAGAAGCCAATTGGCAACAGTTATTAACCACGACTCAAAAAGCAATTACCAACAAAAAATATCCTTACGGCACTATTGCTCAGGTAGTTATTAAAGAAATTAAGCAAGCTGGAGATTATTTGAATGCTGGTCAAGCACAAAAACTAGTCCCTAGTAAAAATCTTCAACAGTTAGCTGCTACTGCTGGTGGTCCTGCTGGTGGTACTTATAGCGGTACAGTGAGCATACCTAGAGATCCTCAAGGCGCAGCATTAGCCTTAATGAAAACTTTTAATAAGCAGCAAATTACGCAAATATTTCAAATCATTAAAAGCCGTATTTAA
- a CDS encoding ribonuclease III domain-containing protein — MSSNWEASPVENKIGINFKYDQTLRLALIHPSYAKQINEPEINNQRLEFLGEAILNLVLVDYIYQHFSHFQVGKQKALRDKLNESDRLTNLWYDLQLGEAYPFLGLKEERHRLRVKQSNPFEQAFKALVGAIYIDRGFSQARNWLQKRLIIPLLKRYLKPELEHSASDKHLEFLGATLLQGLSTDYLYHQILQANPSTLKSLARKITAVESQNEYWKLSELFWDKTFANQPKPKSYKILLAQIYLHFERENSKSSFRKTSSYFTKHCLDDDEIMRQAIALLLKDGKSQKWIIHKMMGYPSNRYNQGRERYCELISDPE; from the coding sequence ATGAGTAGTAATTGGGAAGCATCACCAGTCGAAAACAAAATTGGCATCAACTTTAAATACGATCAAACTCTTCGCCTTGCTTTAATACATCCCTCTTACGCTAAACAGATTAATGAGCCAGAAATTAATAATCAGCGTCTAGAATTTCTAGGCGAAGCAATTCTTAATTTAGTTTTAGTTGATTATATCTATCAACATTTTTCTCATTTTCAGGTAGGAAAACAGAAAGCTTTACGCGATAAGCTGAATGAATCAGATAGACTGACTAATCTTTGGTACGATTTGCAGTTGGGAGAAGCCTACCCCTTTCTGGGTTTAAAAGAAGAACGGCATCGTCTGCGAGTAAAGCAGAGTAATCCTTTTGAGCAAGCGTTTAAAGCCTTGGTTGGCGCCATATATATTGATCGGGGTTTTTCTCAAGCACGGAATTGGCTACAAAAACGCTTAATCATACCGTTGCTCAAACGCTATCTCAAGCCAGAACTAGAACATTCCGCTTCTGATAAGCACTTGGAGTTTTTGGGCGCAACTTTACTTCAGGGATTGTCAACTGATTATTTATATCATCAGATTCTTCAAGCCAACCCCAGCACACTAAAATCTTTGGCGCGAAAAATTACTGCCGTCGAAAGCCAGAATGAATATTGGAAACTATCTGAATTATTTTGGGACAAGACTTTTGCCAACCAGCCAAAACCTAAGTCCTACAAGATCTTGCTGGCTCAAATATATCTTCACTTTGAGCGTGAAAACAGTAAGAGTAGCTTTCGTAAAACCAGCAGCTATTTTACTAAACACTGCCTGGATGATGATGAGATTATGCGACAGGCGATCGCTTTACTGCTCAAAGACGGCAAATCGCAAAAGTGGATTATCCATAAAATGATGGGCTATCCTAGCAATAGATATAATCAAGGTAGAGAAAGATACTGTGAACTAATAAGCGACCCAGAATAG
- a CDS encoding HAD-IA family hydrolase, protein MSKMISQITTDTRPKVIFLDAMGTLFKLKSSVGKIYQQYALKYGVQADADLLEKAFIKSFRSAPPLAFLAAELTQLKEQEFDWWKNVVKTTFLQLGLLKKFSNFTAFFAEIYTYFSNKDPWYVFPDTINSLEKWSNQGIQLGVISNFDTRLIKVLNVLDLEQFFISITISSVAGFAKPDQNIFKIALDKHGFVAQQAWHIGDSLTEDYQGAKNAGIRSFWLNRGLSSLNVENQLPNLSTLG, encoded by the coding sequence ATGTCCAAGATGATCTCTCAAATTACAACAGATACTAGACCCAAAGTTATTTTTCTAGATGCTATGGGTACCTTATTTAAGCTTAAAAGTAGCGTCGGCAAAATCTATCAACAATATGCTCTTAAATATGGTGTTCAAGCGGATGCAGACCTACTTGAAAAGGCTTTTATCAAAAGCTTTAGGTCTGCTCCTCCTTTAGCGTTTTTAGCAGCGGAATTAACCCAACTTAAAGAACAAGAGTTTGACTGGTGGAAAAATGTAGTTAAAACAACTTTTTTGCAGCTTGGCTTACTAAAAAAGTTCAGTAATTTTACGGCTTTTTTTGCAGAAATTTATACTTATTTCTCGAATAAAGACCCGTGGTATGTTTTCCCCGATACAATTAATAGCCTTGAGAAATGGAGTAACCAAGGTATCCAGCTAGGAGTTATTTCCAATTTCGATACCCGCTTAATAAAAGTATTAAATGTTTTAGATCTAGAGCAATTTTTTATTAGCATTACTATTTCTTCGGTTGCAGGATTTGCCAAACCAGACCAAAATATCTTTAAAATTGCTTTAGATAAACACGGATTTGTGGCTCAGCAAGCATGGCATATTGGAGATAGTTTAACTGAAGATTATCAAGGTGCGAAAAATGCGGGAATTAGATCATTCTGGTTGAACCGTGGCTTGTCTTCATTGAATGTTGAAAATCAACTACCAAATTTAAGTACTCTGGGATAA
- a CDS encoding M48 family metalloprotease: MSRLLIRLAIGAIFAVFAMFNYFTNVSENPITGEKQRVQLSPQQEIIIGRQSAPKMAAQHGNLYPDRALQDYIDGVGNKVVQSSGAKDSPYPFEFHLLRDPQTVNAFALPGGQVFITAALLSRLNSEAQLAGVLGHEVGHVIGRHGAEHLAKQQLGSTLVNAVGIAASDRPENSRQAAILAQAVNQMVNLKYGRDDELESDLLGFQFMTEAGYNPVGIVELLKILNSVRGSAGEQPEFMSTHPNPANRIEQLIAIINQEYPNGIPGQLEEGKERFAQIVNSRL, encoded by the coding sequence GTGAGTCGATTACTAATACGTTTAGCAATTGGTGCGATCTTCGCGGTCTTTGCTATGTTTAACTATTTCACTAATGTGAGTGAGAATCCGATTACGGGAGAAAAACAGAGAGTGCAGCTTTCTCCCCAACAAGAAATAATTATTGGTCGTCAGTCTGCACCCAAAATGGCAGCACAACACGGTAATTTATATCCTGATCGCGCTTTACAAGACTATATCGATGGGGTGGGCAATAAGGTAGTACAAAGTTCAGGGGCCAAAGATTCTCCCTATCCCTTTGAGTTTCATCTGTTACGAGATCCGCAGACAGTTAATGCTTTTGCACTTCCAGGAGGCCAAGTATTTATTACCGCAGCTTTGTTAAGTAGGCTAAATTCAGAAGCTCAGTTGGCGGGAGTTTTGGGTCATGAGGTTGGTCATGTGATTGGCAGACATGGTGCAGAACATTTAGCCAAACAACAGTTAGGTAGTACCTTGGTTAATGCCGTGGGTATTGCCGCCAGCGATCGCCCTGAAAATAGCAGACAGGCAGCTATTCTAGCTCAAGCGGTAAATCAGATGGTCAATCTTAAATATGGTAGAGACGATGAGTTAGAAAGCGATCTGCTCGGATTTCAATTTATGACTGAAGCAGGTTATAACCCTGTAGGGATAGTCGAGCTACTGAAAATCCTTAATTCAGTTAGAGGTAGTGCTGGAGAACAACCAGAGTTTATGAGTACTCACCCTAATCCTGCCAATCGGATTGAGCAACTCATTGCCATCATTAACCAAGAGTATCCCAACGGTATTCCAGGCCAACTAGAGGAAGGAAAAGAGCGCTTTGCGCAAATAGTAAATAGCCGTCTTTAA
- a CDS encoding phosphorylase, translated as MAMLSIDTIVVPQGAEYQAVCRGLQQANADIAAIAIPIGTKNVRQILASYTQQLSQAQTVLIMGLCGSLTPSYAVGDSVVIQSCWDLNHNYLNLESELIKIIQNKLSIDAVAGLTSDRMIALTQEKLKLSQQYPVSIVDMEGYSYITQLQRQGITVAMLRVVSDDLRGDVPCLSNAIDSAGNLKTVTTAIAFLKQPIAALRLIQGSLTGLKALELTTAQLFTSEKLAVS; from the coding sequence ATGGCAATGCTTTCTATTGATACTATTGTCGTGCCTCAGGGCGCAGAATATCAGGCAGTTTGTCGCGGTTTGCAGCAGGCTAATGCCGATATTGCGGCGATCGCTATTCCGATTGGCACTAAAAATGTACGCCAAATTTTAGCCAGTTATACTCAGCAATTAAGTCAGGCTCAAACAGTTCTGATTATGGGCTTGTGTGGCAGTCTTACTCCATCTTACGCAGTGGGAGATAGTGTAGTTATTCAAAGCTGTTGGGATTTAAACCACAATTACCTCAATCTCGAATCAGAATTAATTAAGATAATTCAAAACAAATTATCAATTGATGCCGTTGCGGGATTGACTAGCGATCGCATGATCGCTTTGACCCAAGAAAAACTCAAGCTCAGTCAGCAATATCCCGTTAGCATTGTCGATATGGAAGGCTATAGCTACATAACCCAGCTGCAACGACAGGGAATAACTGTAGCCATGTTGCGAGTAGTCAGTGATGATTTGAGGGGAGATGTACCCTGTCTGAGTAACGCTATTGATAGCGCGGGAAACCTCAAGACTGTAACCACGGCGATCGCCTTTTTGAAACAGCCTATTGCTGCATTGAGGTTAATTCAAGGTTCTTTGACTGGGTTAAAAGCTTTGGAACTAACTACCGCTCAACTGTTTACCAGCGAAAAACTAGCGGTCTCCTGA
- a CDS encoding DUF456 domain-containing protein, translated as MDITTIYWIVLTLMGIGIIGAIIPGLPGSSVILVAILIWSIATGFAGIGWPMIIIFAVLILSAGVEYLALYFGAKQSGASKWSQYGAIAGMVLGFVGLLPALPLGGPLFGVLFGAILGAFIGEYLYRSNLDSAARMRQALKASAGVVVASLIGNIIEALLAALAVAIFIYSTWSVVFIS; from the coding sequence ATGGATATAACTACTATTTATTGGATTGTGCTGACTTTGATGGGGATAGGAATAATTGGCGCAATTATTCCTGGGCTTCCTGGTAGCAGCGTTATTCTAGTTGCCATTTTAATTTGGAGTATTGCCACTGGCTTTGCGGGAATTGGCTGGCCAATGATCATAATTTTTGCGGTTTTAATTCTCAGTGCGGGAGTAGAATATCTGGCTTTATATTTTGGGGCAAAACAGTCTGGGGCAAGCAAATGGAGCCAATATGGTGCGATCGCTGGTATGGTATTAGGATTTGTGGGTTTATTGCCCGCCTTACCCTTGGGAGGTCCTTTGTTTGGCGTGCTTTTTGGAGCAATATTAGGGGCATTTATTGGAGAATATCTCTATCGTAGTAATCTTGATTCTGCTGCACGAATGCGACAGGCATTAAAAGCCAGTGCGGGTGTTGTGGTCGCGTCTCTAATTGGCAATATAATTGAAGCACTGTTAGCAGCCTTAGCAGTGGCAATATTTATTTATTCCACCTGGTCTGTAGTTTTTATTAGTTAA